Proteins encoded by one window of Vigna radiata var. radiata cultivar VC1973A chromosome 5, Vradiata_ver6, whole genome shotgun sequence:
- the LOC106761607 gene encoding 7-methylxanthosine synthase 1 isoform X1 has protein sequence METVQFIFANGGAGEASYANNSSFQSKMISKVKPILEESMKSLYCNSVPSCFRVADLGCSSGPNALQVAYDIIDVVHNISRSYNREPPITFQIYLNDQFQNDFNNIFEALPCFYERLREEKGEGFGACFVNATPGSFYGRLFPTNSMHFFHSSTSLHWLSQAPKGLINKENIYFTNTSPCTVYQAYLDQFSEDFNLFLKSRAEELVHGGGMVLTFVGRDETSDIITPWGLIGLVLNDMVLESLIEEGKLESVNMPRYGPTANEVKQLIDAEGCFTLQKLETFKSRWDEGLKENGNGDLALDVNVRANFIAKYVRATTEPFLTSRFGEGIIDELFLRFRKKVGKLLEEQKLEYTYLVMFITKK, from the exons ATGGAAacagttcaatttattttcgcTAATGGTGGAGCTGGAGAAGCAAGCTATGCAAACAATTCCTCCTTTCAA AGTAAGATGATATCAAAAGTGAAACCCATCCTCGAAGAAAGTATGAAGTCCCTGTACTGCAACTCTGTCCCGAGCTGTTTCAGAGTGGCTGATCTGGGTTGTTCTTCGGGACCAAATGCACTTCAGGTGGCGTATGATATTATCGATGTTGTTCACAACATCAGTCGCAGCTATAACCGTGAGCCACCCATCACATTCCAAATTTACCTCAACGATCAATTTCAAAACGATTTCAACAACATCTTTGAGGCCCTACCTTGCTTCTACGAGAGGCTACGAGAAGAAAAGGGAGAGGGATTTGGTGCATGTTTCGTCAATGCAACGCCCGGAAGCTTTTATGGGAGACTCTTCCCGACCAATTCCATGCACTTTTTTCACTCTTCCACCAGTCTCCATTGGCTCTCTCAG GCTCCGAAAGGATTGATTAACAAGGAAAACATTTACTTCACTAACACGAGCCCATGCACGGTGTACCAAGCTTACCTCGATCAGTTCAGTGAAGATTTCAATCTGTTTCTAAAATCACGAGCGGAGGAACTAGTGCATGGTGGTGGTATGGTTCTAACATTTGTTGGCAGAGATGAAACTTCCGACATAATCACTCCTTGGGGGTTAATTGGTTTGGTTCTGAATGACATGGTTTTGGAG AGTTTGATTGAAGAGGGAAAGTTGGAGTCCGTTAATATGCCAAGATATGGTCCTACTGCTAATGAAGTTAAGCAATTGATTGATGCAGAAGGGTGTTTTACTCTTCAAAAGTTGGAGACATTCAAGTCGAGATGGGATGAAGGCTTGAAAGAAAATGGTAACGGTGATTTGGCTTTAGATGTAAATGTCAGAGCCAATTTCATAGCCAAATACGTGAGAGCTACTACTGAACCTTTTCTGACTTCACGGTTTGGAGAAGGTATAATCGATGAATTATTCCTTAGATTCCGAAAGAAAGTTGGCAAACTGTTGGAGGAACAAAAATTAGAGTATACTTATCTGGTCATGTTCATCACAAAAAAGTGA
- the LOC106761607 gene encoding theobromine synthase 2 isoform X2, translated as MVELEKQAMQTIPPFNFVQSKMISKVKPILEESMKSLYCNSVPSCFRVADLGCSSGPNALQVAYDIIDVVHNISRSYNREPPITFQIYLNDQFQNDFNNIFEALPCFYERLREEKGEGFGACFVNATPGSFYGRLFPTNSMHFFHSSTSLHWLSQAPKGLINKENIYFTNTSPCTVYQAYLDQFSEDFNLFLKSRAEELVHGGGMVLTFVGRDETSDIITPWGLIGLVLNDMVLESLIEEGKLESVNMPRYGPTANEVKQLIDAEGCFTLQKLETFKSRWDEGLKENGNGDLALDVNVRANFIAKYVRATTEPFLTSRFGEGIIDELFLRFRKKVGKLLEEQKLEYTYLVMFITKK; from the exons ATGGTGGAGCTGGAGAAGCAAGCTATGCAAACAATTCCTCCTTTCAA ttTCGTGCAGAGTAAGATGATATCAAAAGTGAAACCCATCCTCGAAGAAAGTATGAAGTCCCTGTACTGCAACTCTGTCCCGAGCTGTTTCAGAGTGGCTGATCTGGGTTGTTCTTCGGGACCAAATGCACTTCAGGTGGCGTATGATATTATCGATGTTGTTCACAACATCAGTCGCAGCTATAACCGTGAGCCACCCATCACATTCCAAATTTACCTCAACGATCAATTTCAAAACGATTTCAACAACATCTTTGAGGCCCTACCTTGCTTCTACGAGAGGCTACGAGAAGAAAAGGGAGAGGGATTTGGTGCATGTTTCGTCAATGCAACGCCCGGAAGCTTTTATGGGAGACTCTTCCCGACCAATTCCATGCACTTTTTTCACTCTTCCACCAGTCTCCATTGGCTCTCTCAG GCTCCGAAAGGATTGATTAACAAGGAAAACATTTACTTCACTAACACGAGCCCATGCACGGTGTACCAAGCTTACCTCGATCAGTTCAGTGAAGATTTCAATCTGTTTCTAAAATCACGAGCGGAGGAACTAGTGCATGGTGGTGGTATGGTTCTAACATTTGTTGGCAGAGATGAAACTTCCGACATAATCACTCCTTGGGGGTTAATTGGTTTGGTTCTGAATGACATGGTTTTGGAG AGTTTGATTGAAGAGGGAAAGTTGGAGTCCGTTAATATGCCAAGATATGGTCCTACTGCTAATGAAGTTAAGCAATTGATTGATGCAGAAGGGTGTTTTACTCTTCAAAAGTTGGAGACATTCAAGTCGAGATGGGATGAAGGCTTGAAAGAAAATGGTAACGGTGATTTGGCTTTAGATGTAAATGTCAGAGCCAATTTCATAGCCAAATACGTGAGAGCTACTACTGAACCTTTTCTGACTTCACGGTTTGGAGAAGGTATAATCGATGAATTATTCCTTAGATTCCGAAAGAAAGTTGGCAAACTGTTGGAGGAACAAAAATTAGAGTATACTTATCTGGTCATGTTCATCACAAAAAAGTGA